In Diadema setosum chromosome 19, eeDiaSeto1, whole genome shotgun sequence, a genomic segment contains:
- the LOC140242419 gene encoding 5-methyltetrahydropteroyltriglutamate--homocysteine methyltransferase-like, translating to MSLSTTVIGSYCKPECVDTPSWFDEKPGQKPKECPSRDYDKFAAEVDHQVTSALRRLQTTVIGSYPKSAYCEIPNWFTNQGDFNPLELEEYKKKLSSREYEQSINRGLQEILDEQCEIGIDVVTDGEIRRDNYINHLCRRIKGIDFVNLTKKSCRNGAWVAYVPTIRAKPEVDGDISWIAKEWQDAQNKTEKPVKATVPGPMTIIGSTANTAYDDVRELNKELVKVVNAHIKCLADAGCRHIQLDEPVMMREPDVALEYGIDDAAQCFDGVVPEVTKAVHLCCGYPLYLDQKDYQKADKDAYIKLADKLDCAGFDQISIEDTHRRNDLALFDRFKKTTIVLGSVAIADSRVETVEEIRARLIDVLRHLPSPNRLVVAPDCGLGFLPRDILRAKLTNMTRAAKSIPV from the exons ATGTCGCTTTCCACCACTGTCATCGGAAGCTACTGTAAGCCCGAGTGTGTTGATACGCCCTCGTGGTTCGACGAGAAACCTGGACAGAAGCCCAAGGAATGCCCAAGCCGAGATTACGACAAGTTCGCTGCAGAAGTTGATCACCAAG TAACGTCTGCCTTGCGGCGCCTGCAAACTACAGTGATCGGAAGTTACCCCAAATCGGCTTATTGCGAAATACCAAACTGGTTCACCAACCAGGGCGATTTCAATCCTTTGGAGCTGGAAGAATATAAGAAGAAGCTTTCTTCCAGAG AGTATGAGCAGTCTATCAATCGAGGTCTGCAAGAAATCCTGGACGAGCAGTGCGAGATCGGCATCGACGTCGTAACAGATGGCGAGATCAGAAGAGACAACTACATCAACCACCTGTG CCGTCGTATCAAAGGAATCGACTTCGTAAACCTGACGAAGAAGTCATGCCGAAACGGAGCCTGGGTAGCCTACGTGCCGACGATACGCGCCAAACCAG AGGTTGACGGTGACATCAGCTGGATCGCAAAGGAATGGCAGGACGCACAG AACAAGACCGAGAAACCCGTCAAGGCCACGGTTCCGGGACCCATGACTATCATAGGATCCACTGCAA ATACGGCCTATGATGACGTCAGAGAACTCAACAAGGAGCTCGTCAAAGTCGTGAATGCCCATATCAAATGTTTGGCCGATGCAG GCTGCCGGCATATCCAGCTCGATGAACCCGTCATGATGCGCGAACCCGACGTCGCTCTCGAATACGGCATCGATGACGCCGCCCAGTGCTTCGATGGCGTCGTACCGGAAGTGACGAAAGCGGTTCATCTCTGCTGCGGCTATCCGCTGTACCTG GATCAGAAAGACTACCAAAAAGCCGACAAAGATGCGTACATCAAGCTGGCGGACAAACTTGATTGCGCGGGCTTCGATCAGA TATCCATCGAGGACACCCACCGTCGAAACGATCTCGCCCTCTTCGACCGCTTCAAGAAAACCACCATCGTTCTGGGATCCGTGGCCATCGCTGACAGCCGCGTCGAAACCGTGGAAGAGATCCGAGCGCGTCTGATCGACGTCCTCCGACACCTGCCGTCTCCGAATCGGCTGGTCGTCGCACCCGACTGCGGGCTCGGTTTCCTCCCCAGAGATATCCTGCGCGCCAAACTAACGAATATGACTCGTGCAGCCAAGTCCATTCCTGTGTGA
- the LOC140242420 gene encoding uncharacterized protein, with protein sequence MHKISSKPGSRVILWTNPRSTSNAFTRCVGHIPETDIWIEPFGYAYLAALNMKIKEGVDLPSRYEGNEELYKRASNLVGSVMDLPFTPHHLSYSYTKRALEEAKEKNVFVKDMGIGIREDELREYIPSGYQHAFLIRHPFLTFQSLRKASFKQLLCVGAINSEESDLTFDFRHYPELGEPWEFYPRLHALWTYVRENIDANPIVIDSSDLLAKPVPMMTKFCENVGLPYNESVVNWQESACGTPWKWPGNFSWPGAYNGTVLSSTRLLAPAEPLPRDQLPHDVIALSDDAMPYYQDMYNHRLLISTAA encoded by the exons ATGCATAAGATATCCTCAAAGCCGGGAAGCCGCGTCATACTGTGGACGAACCCCAGGTCGACCTCCAACGCATTCACAAGGTGCGTAGGCCATATCCCTGAAACCGACATTTGGATAGAACCATTTGGTTACGCCTATTTGGCTGCGTTGAATATGAAGATAAAGGAGGGCGTGGACCTTCCCAGTCGATACGAAGGCAATGAGGAGCTGTATAAAAGGGCGTCCAACCTCGTCGGATCAGTCATGGATTTGCCGTTTACACCACATCACCTATC ATATTCGTACACAAAAAGAGCACTGGAGGAAGCTAAAGAAAAGAACGTCTTCGTGAAGGATATGGGCATCGGGATTCGAGAGGACGAGCTTCGGGAATACATTCCGTCAGGCTATCAACACGCCTTTCTTATCCGCCATCCCTTCCTCACCTTCCAGTCCCTCCGCAAAGCGAGTTTCAAGCAGCTCCTGTGCGTTGGTGCTATCAACTCGGAAGAAAGCGATCTGACGTTTGATTTTCGACACTACCCGGAACTAGGGGAGCCGTGGGAGTTCTACCCGAGACTACATGCTCTCTGGACCTACGTGAGGGAGAACATTGATGCTAACCCGATAGTCATCGATTCTTCCGACCTCCTTGCCAAGCCTGTGCCCATGATGACCAAGTTCTGCGAGAATGTTGGACTCCCTTACAACGAGTCCGTTGTGAATTGGCAGGAGAGTGCATGTGGCACCCCGTGGAAGTGGCCTGGCAACTTTAGCTGGCCCGGTGCGTACAACGGAACAGTGCTTTCCAGTACGAGGCTGTTGGCGCCAGCAGAACCTTTGCCACGTGACCAGCTTCCTCATGATGTCATCGCCTTGTCGGATGACGCCATGCCATACTATCAGGACATGTATAATCATCGTCTACTTATTAGTACTGCAGCTTAA